In Hahella sp. KA22, one genomic interval encodes:
- the serA gene encoding phosphoglycerate dehydrogenase, whose amino-acid sequence MTQTSLDKSKIKFLLLEGVHQSAIDTLQAAGYTNIEYHKGSLPEQELKERIADAHFIGIRSRTQLTESVLEEAKKLIAIGCFCIGTNQVDLDAALAKGVAVFNAPYSNTRSVAELVLAEAILLLRGIPEKNASAHRGGWLKHAKDSYEIRGKNLGIVGYGSIGAQLSIMAEAMGMKVYFYDVSTKLPLGNATQVDSLKELLAISDIVTLHVPETHSTKDMMGAAEFEAMKDKSIFINASRGTVVDIDALADALRAKKLLGAAIDVFPVEPRSNDEEFVSPLREFDNVILTPHVGGSTMEAQENIGREVGEKLAKYSDTGATVTSVNFPEVSLPSHPQNHRLLHIHENVPGVLSEINSVFSDNGINICGQYLQTNDKVGYVVVDVNKDYSDLALQKLKSVKGTIRCRVLF is encoded by the coding sequence ATGACACAGACGTCCTTAGACAAGAGCAAGATCAAGTTCCTTCTTCTCGAAGGTGTGCACCAGTCTGCGATAGACACCCTGCAAGCGGCTGGCTACACCAATATCGAGTATCACAAGGGCTCCCTGCCCGAACAGGAACTGAAAGAACGCATCGCTGACGCTCACTTCATCGGAATACGCTCCCGCACCCAGCTCACTGAAAGCGTGCTGGAAGAAGCGAAAAAGCTGATTGCGATCGGCTGTTTCTGTATCGGAACCAATCAGGTCGACCTTGACGCAGCGCTGGCGAAAGGCGTCGCCGTCTTCAACGCCCCCTACTCCAATACCCGCTCTGTCGCCGAACTGGTGCTGGCGGAAGCTATTCTGCTGCTGCGCGGCATTCCTGAGAAAAACGCGTCTGCGCATCGCGGCGGCTGGTTGAAACACGCGAAGGACAGCTATGAAATTCGCGGCAAAAACCTGGGCATTGTCGGTTACGGCAGCATCGGCGCGCAGTTGAGCATCATGGCGGAAGCCATGGGGATGAAAGTCTACTTCTACGACGTTTCAACCAAACTGCCCCTGGGTAACGCCACACAGGTGGACAGCCTGAAAGAACTGCTGGCCATCAGCGACATCGTCACTCTGCACGTGCCGGAAACTCACAGCACCAAAGACATGATGGGCGCTGCGGAATTCGAAGCGATGAAGGACAAGAGCATCTTCATCAACGCTTCCCGCGGCACTGTCGTGGATATCGACGCCCTGGCGGACGCGTTGCGCGCCAAGAAACTGCTCGGCGCCGCCATCGACGTATTCCCGGTGGAGCCTCGCTCCAATGACGAGGAGTTCGTTTCTCCCCTGCGTGAATTCGACAACGTCATTCTGACGCCTCATGTCGGCGGCAGCACCATGGAAGCTCAGGAAAACATCGGGCGCGAAGTCGGCGAGAAGCTGGCCAAGTACAGCGACACCGGCGCCACCGTGACATCCGTTAACTTCCCGGAAGTGTCTCTGCCTTCGCATCCGCAGAACCATCGCTTGCTGCACATCCACGAAAACGTCCCGGGCGTGCTGTCCGAGATCAACAGCGTGTTCTCCGACAACGGCATCAACATCTGCGGTCAGTACCTGCAGACCAACGATAAGGTCGGTTATGTGGTTGTGGACGTGAACAAGGATTACAGCGATCTGGCGCTGCAAAAACTCAAGTCCGTCAAAGGCACCATTCGCTGCCGCGTGCTGTTCTAA
- a CDS encoding response regulator transcription factor, producing MESTHCADVRALLVDDHPIVIDALSTSLLALKLCNWIDKANTLAEAKEKLANNTEISLVLLDLHLSDAEGIHAMMTLRETYPDVPIIIFSGDDSTDTIAKAFEYGVRGYVPKNSPVEVVVSAVKVVLAGSCYIPPHAIRMLGFEPAAGTVAIGNTAVETRPYFSPRQEQVFHYLLEGMPNKVIAARLDMAEGTVKTHMNTIFRALGVRNRAQAILKARQLGVI from the coding sequence ATGGAAAGCACTCATTGCGCTGACGTTCGCGCCCTTCTGGTCGATGACCATCCAATAGTGATCGACGCCCTGTCCACTTCGTTGCTCGCGTTGAAGCTGTGCAACTGGATCGACAAGGCCAACACGCTGGCGGAAGCTAAGGAGAAACTGGCTAACAATACGGAAATCAGCCTGGTGTTACTTGATCTGCACCTGTCCGACGCCGAGGGCATACACGCCATGATGACCTTGCGGGAAACTTATCCCGACGTTCCCATCATCATTTTTTCCGGCGACGACTCCACCGACACCATCGCCAAAGCGTTTGAGTACGGCGTACGCGGCTACGTGCCGAAGAACTCGCCAGTGGAAGTCGTAGTGAGCGCAGTCAAAGTGGTGCTCGCCGGCAGTTGCTACATCCCACCCCACGCCATCCGCATGCTGGGTTTTGAACCTGCGGCGGGAACTGTGGCCATAGGCAATACCGCCGTCGAAACCCGCCCCTATTTTTCACCCCGCCAGGAACAGGTGTTTCACTATTTGCTGGAAGGCATGCCCAACAAGGTAATCGCCGCGCGCCTGGATATGGCGGAAGGCACGGTGAAAACCCATATGAACACGATCTTCAGAGCCTTGGGAGTGCGTAATCGCGCGCAGGCGATTCTGAAGGCGCGACAGCTGGGCGTCATCTGA
- a CDS encoding hybrid sensor histidine kinase/response regulator — protein sequence MRQEHKAKDSSRLGTAPEEFERAHLIESVKIRCQQTLPAVQGVFLIMAIFLFMLWDQAPLSRILLWVGPVAAAQVLRLQISRQIMRQLDSMTFQEIAHSDKRLLRSSLINQALVGTGIWTVGAVETDNVAFFMTLAISLYGVGAMVNLASDYRSFLLSIPLLMGQPILYWSLQGVDELRIAAPLATLTLLMISSVRRSSRTFAESVAMRFEKSALLNKVEAERKKAEEALAAAQEANKAKTYFMAAASHDLRQPLYAVSLLTDTLSYQPLGETAQEIVSKQRQAIEVLRTLFNNLLDLSRFEAGKFQPSMKALSLDEVMRPLEAEFQLLCQAKGLAWRCNYSRVCLYSDLELLSRLLNNLISNAIRYTHKGEVSVEAAVEGRRVAFTISDTGPGIERDDQVRIFEDFVQLNNPSRNREKGIGMGLAIVRRINEILDAGLTVQSSPGKGSRFSFYAPLAEYACIAPSLRDLEAPDNAFIDLNVWLVEDDPLVRSALSFQFDAWGCRYEIVANKDELLALRHRSQGWPDALILDDMLDKGEDGLDIADSLSQQMPKEKMLLVSGNVQPERVRELQESGFSFLTKPISSRQLQTWIESVSSH from the coding sequence GTGAGACAAGAGCATAAAGCTAAGGATTCCAGTCGCTTAGGGACGGCGCCGGAGGAGTTTGAGCGCGCCCACCTGATCGAGTCCGTCAAAATCCGCTGCCAACAGACGCTGCCTGCAGTGCAGGGCGTGTTTCTCATCATGGCGATCTTTCTATTCATGTTATGGGACCAGGCGCCTCTGTCGCGCATTTTGTTGTGGGTAGGGCCCGTGGCGGCGGCGCAAGTTCTGCGCCTGCAGATCAGTCGTCAGATTATGCGCCAGTTGGACAGCATGACCTTCCAGGAAATTGCGCACAGCGACAAGCGATTGCTGCGCAGCAGTCTTATCAATCAAGCGCTGGTCGGTACGGGAATTTGGACCGTGGGCGCGGTGGAGACGGACAATGTCGCCTTTTTCATGACCCTGGCCATCAGCCTGTACGGGGTGGGGGCCATGGTGAATCTGGCGTCCGATTACCGCTCCTTTTTGTTATCCATTCCCCTGTTGATGGGACAGCCAATTCTGTACTGGTCACTGCAAGGGGTGGACGAACTGCGCATCGCCGCGCCCTTGGCGACCCTGACGTTATTGATGATCAGCTCAGTGCGTCGCAGCAGTCGCACTTTTGCGGAGAGCGTCGCCATGCGTTTTGAAAAGAGCGCGTTGCTGAACAAAGTCGAGGCGGAGCGCAAAAAAGCCGAAGAGGCGCTGGCGGCGGCGCAGGAAGCGAATAAAGCCAAAACCTATTTCATGGCCGCGGCCAGTCACGATCTGCGCCAGCCCTTGTACGCAGTGTCCCTGTTGACGGACACGCTGTCGTATCAGCCTTTGGGGGAGACGGCGCAGGAGATCGTCAGTAAACAGCGGCAGGCGATTGAAGTGTTGCGCACGCTGTTCAATAACCTGCTGGACCTGTCGCGCTTCGAAGCAGGCAAGTTTCAACCCAGTATGAAGGCGCTGTCGCTGGATGAAGTCATGCGGCCTTTGGAGGCGGAGTTCCAATTGCTGTGTCAGGCCAAAGGTTTGGCTTGGCGTTGCAACTACTCGCGAGTCTGCCTCTATTCCGACCTGGAACTGCTGAGCCGTTTGCTTAACAATCTGATTTCCAATGCCATCCGGTACACACACAAAGGCGAAGTCAGCGTGGAGGCAGCGGTGGAGGGACGTCGCGTGGCTTTCACTATCAGCGATACGGGGCCGGGCATTGAGCGTGACGATCAGGTGCGTATCTTTGAAGATTTTGTGCAACTCAATAATCCCAGCCGTAACAGGGAGAAGGGCATCGGCATGGGATTGGCCATCGTACGCCGCATCAACGAAATTCTCGATGCGGGGCTGACCGTGCAGTCCTCGCCAGGCAAGGGCTCGCGCTTTTCTTTCTACGCGCCTCTGGCGGAATACGCCTGTATCGCGCCCAGTCTTCGCGATCTGGAAGCCCCGGACAATGCCTTCATTGACCTCAATGTCTGGCTGGTGGAGGACGATCCGTTAGTGAGGTCCGCGCTTTCCTTTCAGTTCGACGCCTGGGGATGCCGCTACGAAATCGTCGCCAACAAGGATGAATTGCTGGCGCTGCGCCATCGCAGCCAGGGCTGGCCGGACGCGCTGATACTCGACGACATGCTGGACAAAGGCGAGGATGGGCTGGATATCGCCGACAGCCTGTCCCAGCAGATGCCAAAGGAAAAGATGCTGCTGGTGTCCGGCAATGTACAGCCTGAACGGGTAAGAGAACTACAGGAAAGCGGGTTCAGCTTTCTCACCAAACCCATCTCTTCGCGCCAGCTGCAGACCTGGATAGAGTCCGTCTCGTCCCATTAG
- a CDS encoding alpha/beta fold hydrolase, with product MHFHLSEPFESLIKDALPETRVHDTDVLIVGSGYGGSIAAMQLAGGKSSKDNTGDATVTVLERGKEYRPGDFPEALGDIPGHMQLLKSGSNRPIGYADALYDFRIGKEVDVLVGCGLGGGSLINANVALEPEADTLAQAAWPREFREHPGLLEPHFQKVRRLLGVRNQDQTARDRLCRLPKFQALTRLANSIDASVETAPLTVSLRPGANAVGIEQPGCNLCGNCVSGCNQGAKNTLAMNVIPLAKSRGARFYTGATVLTLEPIALSAADNTTGANRRRWRVRVRRTATEKNNLADEVFWIEAATVILAAGALGSTEILLRSQNSGRLQLSDRLGKRFSTNGDGFAMSYGQANPVMAIGKSDESLQTGEESCVGPTITGVSRPLARHPETGAEVRLTLEDGSAPYGVARLFGEIATTGAQLNRLTDMTLPAWFVNASKNGVFKDPLAHHNGAMERSQILLIMGDDGAAGGLSLRASDNPAQQADTDYSRIRVEWPKAAEDACLTAADALLRSQDRKAGFDGGQYVPNPLWKTLPDDASTVMSGKLPGGRVITVHPLGGCAMGDGPDTGVVNHYGQVFKADPGARNISAPALHDGLYVLDGSILPTALGVNPFLTISALSLRAAESIQEQHDWLAATQERVSPELAQAISPVKQTPPTTAAKPNPTVTLSISEQMFGRLQAEEASAHLPDWIESWIRQWAEALPTESRPASGVATRLTGDQGLIFKVETQIDDLHDWLQKPGEELKATAKLYLNPLSAEQTAKMHTYGLPPELLQGAIPIAVGEGVVRLLHCDEPGPLATAWRGAQALNAYRTRRQSLSGFALRQLKQRLSRWDSDASLKEPAPGLFKQIKGFWTVAKHHAQYRRMSYSFQFTPNTNGSRAPRFKNMPGEIIHLRGEKLLAWKNGVPRLWRALTNLPIELSHDRHGDAVSGSLYVDMEYMSERGLAQVVKSPNLPESAMAAAGLGMLFLRCLLQTQFWDFGSPHYPDKPIASNPHPRALRVSDNRVISPQRAELSVPLNDASSEQIGIVLTRYPQTNAQRPGQPVLLIHGLAQGSLIYCSEAIPGNMAVYLWRAGFDVWMLDYRLSNALPTPAPLQGWSIEEIARYDIPAAVRHIHRVNPGKINLFAHCVGATATTMAILKGWLDDPADPFIGRVAFNAIHPWIIPSPVNRSRAKLGSFLRDSVNDAQLNPIPQPNPGAFDSMFDRLAFSFARLGELQEAEEGRARNGGERHTHSDHAPDGGVEISQGICDKMSFLYGRMWRHDQISPATHKAFQDMLGQAPGAVYRHLYYFAQQQRVTSRDGENTFLTPSAVRKHWSYPTLFIHGEQSKVFNPQSATRSAIRLSEMLKGGPSAPPVLLKRAPHYGHMDVILAQNAYKDTFPSLRAFFSEDEECLRHSAGDRVEFHHQLFDSYRAADDLHAVNANLFSAGPIIRGAWLDSAGIGRPRIVLRLWAELSDLADLADAQATPTRRLALEGAELIQCQFCSANDPHHLLLDVAVRVDPGQEREVRIRFSLTQRQFDPATQQAMSQTLHIPASAGWLRRLRELCLHRGVSPAMRFLVGSCRYPGAVLERDLADQAFVGMGRQVRGDAQLPGADSVFFIGDQIYADATAEAFDNTALKERYITRYREAFNSPNMRKLLQLAPVHFTVDDHEFSDDCSGRPPQLDAHLQERERFDFALRAARSFQCSGRQPDAALWYPQGVSATREFDCPVFVMDTRTERRLRSAGAAGAQAEMIDATQFAALSNWLSEAQRLTPERPKFIFSGSVIAPVEIRLTQYPDLWRNHDSWCGYPHTLAAVMGLIYERQIANVIFVGGDQHLCALARMTLANPADQAVSHRKAVTVWQIVSSGLYAPLPFANANPRDFEWEKPSVVPMHGSQLQLQAEARLLRADKSQFVRVDAVPTGDCWTLEVRVCDPEGFVAPVAQPTALKDGELADDDKTWRIRLTANVEAEPGKPVRPEPA from the coding sequence ATGCACTTTCATCTTTCCGAACCGTTCGAAAGCCTGATAAAAGATGCGCTCCCAGAAACGCGGGTCCACGACACCGATGTATTGATTGTCGGCTCCGGCTATGGCGGCTCCATCGCCGCCATGCAACTGGCCGGGGGCAAGTCTTCCAAAGACAATACCGGTGACGCGACAGTGACGGTGTTGGAACGGGGCAAAGAGTACCGTCCTGGCGATTTCCCGGAAGCCCTGGGGGACATCCCCGGCCACATGCAATTATTGAAATCCGGCTCCAACCGCCCTATTGGCTACGCTGACGCGCTCTATGATTTTCGCATTGGTAAAGAAGTGGATGTGTTGGTGGGCTGCGGGCTGGGAGGCGGGTCGCTGATTAACGCCAACGTGGCCCTGGAGCCAGAGGCGGATACATTGGCGCAAGCCGCCTGGCCGCGTGAGTTTCGGGAACATCCGGGACTGCTGGAGCCGCACTTTCAGAAAGTGCGTCGCTTGCTGGGAGTCCGCAATCAGGATCAGACCGCCCGCGACAGACTATGCCGTCTCCCCAAGTTTCAGGCGCTGACCAGACTCGCCAACTCAATTGACGCGTCAGTGGAAACAGCGCCATTGACCGTCAGCCTGCGTCCTGGCGCCAACGCCGTCGGCATTGAGCAGCCGGGCTGTAATCTCTGCGGCAACTGTGTGTCTGGATGCAATCAGGGCGCGAAGAATACCCTGGCCATGAACGTCATTCCGCTGGCGAAGTCCCGCGGGGCCAGGTTTTACACCGGCGCCACGGTTCTCACTCTGGAGCCCATCGCCCTCTCAGCAGCCGATAACACGACAGGGGCGAACAGGCGACGTTGGCGGGTGCGGGTACGGCGCACCGCCACAGAAAAGAACAATCTGGCTGACGAGGTATTCTGGATTGAAGCCGCCACCGTCATCCTGGCGGCGGGAGCGCTAGGCAGCACGGAAATTCTGTTACGGTCTCAGAATTCCGGCCGTTTGCAGCTTTCCGACAGACTGGGCAAGCGCTTTTCCACCAACGGCGACGGTTTCGCCATGAGCTATGGGCAGGCGAACCCAGTCATGGCGATCGGCAAGTCTGACGAATCTCTGCAAACCGGCGAGGAGTCATGCGTCGGCCCCACCATTACCGGCGTATCCCGCCCGCTGGCTCGCCATCCCGAAACCGGCGCCGAAGTACGTTTGACCTTGGAGGACGGCTCTGCGCCCTACGGCGTGGCGCGCCTTTTCGGCGAAATCGCCACGACCGGCGCGCAACTGAACCGTCTCACCGACATGACCTTGCCCGCCTGGTTTGTAAACGCGAGTAAAAACGGCGTGTTCAAAGATCCTCTGGCGCACCACAACGGCGCCATGGAGCGCTCGCAAATCCTCTTGATCATGGGGGATGACGGCGCCGCCGGCGGCCTTTCCCTGCGCGCCAGCGATAATCCCGCGCAACAGGCTGACACAGACTACTCCCGCATTCGCGTCGAATGGCCCAAGGCGGCGGAGGACGCCTGCCTGACCGCGGCTGACGCCCTGTTGCGCAGCCAGGACAGAAAAGCCGGATTCGACGGCGGCCAATATGTCCCTAATCCTCTCTGGAAAACCCTGCCGGATGACGCCTCTACCGTCATGAGCGGCAAGCTTCCCGGCGGTCGCGTCATCACGGTGCACCCACTGGGCGGCTGCGCCATGGGCGACGGTCCCGACACTGGCGTCGTCAACCATTACGGCCAGGTATTCAAGGCCGACCCTGGCGCCCGAAACATCAGCGCCCCCGCTTTGCATGATGGGCTATATGTGCTGGATGGCTCTATCCTGCCAACCGCCCTGGGCGTCAATCCGTTCCTGACCATATCCGCGTTGTCTCTTCGGGCCGCAGAGTCGATTCAGGAACAACATGACTGGCTTGCAGCAACGCAGGAACGCGTCAGTCCCGAGTTGGCGCAAGCCATCTCGCCAGTAAAACAGACGCCGCCGACCACAGCGGCCAAGCCCAACCCCACGGTGACGCTGAGTATCAGCGAGCAGATGTTCGGCCGTTTGCAGGCTGAGGAAGCCAGCGCTCATCTGCCCGACTGGATAGAAAGCTGGATCAGACAGTGGGCCGAGGCGCTTCCCACTGAATCTCGACCCGCCAGTGGCGTCGCTACGCGCCTCACCGGCGATCAGGGGCTGATTTTCAAGGTGGAAACGCAAATAGATGATCTGCATGACTGGCTGCAGAAACCAGGAGAGGAGCTGAAGGCGACGGCAAAGCTGTATCTAAATCCGCTCAGCGCGGAGCAAACCGCCAAAATGCACACCTACGGACTGCCTCCAGAACTGTTGCAAGGCGCAATTCCCATCGCCGTGGGCGAAGGCGTGGTGCGCCTGCTGCACTGCGATGAGCCCGGTCCGCTGGCCACCGCCTGGCGCGGCGCACAGGCCCTCAACGCTTATCGTACGCGCCGCCAATCTCTGTCTGGCTTCGCCTTGCGTCAGCTCAAGCAGCGCCTGAGTCGCTGGGATTCTGACGCCTCGCTGAAGGAGCCGGCGCCAGGGTTGTTCAAACAAATCAAAGGTTTCTGGACCGTCGCCAAGCATCATGCGCAATACCGTCGCATGAGTTACAGCTTCCAGTTCACCCCCAATACCAACGGCTCGCGCGCGCCTCGTTTCAAAAACATGCCTGGGGAGATCATTCACCTGCGTGGAGAAAAGCTGCTGGCCTGGAAGAACGGGGTTCCCAGACTCTGGCGCGCCCTGACCAATCTTCCCATTGAGTTGTCCCACGATCGCCATGGCGACGCCGTGTCAGGTTCGCTGTACGTGGACATGGAATACATGTCGGAAAGGGGCCTGGCCCAGGTGGTCAAATCGCCTAATCTGCCGGAGTCCGCCATGGCGGCCGCGGGCCTGGGCATGCTGTTTCTGCGCTGCTTGCTGCAAACCCAGTTCTGGGATTTCGGCTCGCCTCATTACCCTGACAAGCCCATCGCCTCCAATCCGCATCCCCGGGCGTTACGCGTATCGGATAACCGGGTGATCAGCCCGCAGCGCGCTGAACTCAGCGTCCCTTTGAATGACGCCTCGTCGGAGCAGATCGGTATTGTGCTGACCCGCTATCCGCAAACTAACGCGCAGCGGCCGGGACAGCCTGTGCTGCTCATTCATGGGCTCGCCCAGGGCAGTCTTATTTATTGTTCCGAAGCCATCCCCGGGAACATGGCGGTTTATCTGTGGCGCGCCGGCTTTGATGTGTGGATGCTGGATTATCGACTCAGCAACGCCCTTCCCACACCGGCGCCCCTGCAGGGCTGGAGTATTGAAGAAATCGCCCGCTACGATATCCCCGCCGCGGTGCGCCATATTCACCGGGTCAACCCGGGTAAGATCAACCTGTTCGCCCATTGCGTCGGCGCTACCGCCACGACCATGGCCATTCTCAAAGGCTGGTTGGACGATCCCGCCGATCCCTTTATCGGACGGGTGGCCTTCAATGCGATCCATCCCTGGATCATCCCTTCGCCGGTCAACCGCAGCCGCGCCAAGCTGGGCAGTTTCCTGCGCGACTCGGTCAATGACGCTCAACTCAACCCTATACCTCAGCCTAACCCCGGCGCCTTCGATTCCATGTTCGATCGTCTGGCTTTCTCTTTCGCGCGCCTGGGCGAGCTGCAAGAGGCGGAAGAAGGTAGAGCGCGCAACGGCGGCGAGCGGCATACGCACAGCGACCATGCGCCCGATGGCGGCGTGGAAATCTCCCAGGGCATCTGCGACAAAATGAGTTTCCTGTACGGCCGCATGTGGCGACACGATCAGATTTCTCCCGCCACTCACAAAGCCTTTCAGGATATGTTGGGGCAAGCTCCTGGCGCAGTCTATCGGCACCTGTATTACTTCGCCCAGCAACAACGGGTCACTTCCCGGGACGGCGAAAACACCTTTCTTACCCCCTCTGCGGTGCGCAAACACTGGAGTTATCCCACCCTGTTCATTCATGGCGAGCAAAGCAAAGTGTTCAATCCCCAATCCGCCACCCGCTCCGCCATCCGGCTCAGTGAAATGCTGAAGGGCGGTCCATCCGCGCCGCCGGTGCTGTTGAAGCGGGCGCCGCATTACGGCCACATGGATGTCATCCTGGCGCAAAACGCTTACAAGGACACCTTTCCCAGTCTGCGCGCGTTTTTTAGCGAAGATGAGGAATGTCTGCGCCACTCCGCCGGGGACCGCGTCGAATTTCATCATCAACTGTTCGACAGCTATCGCGCTGCGGATGACCTGCATGCGGTAAACGCCAACCTGTTCAGCGCCGGACCAATCATCCGCGGCGCCTGGCTGGATAGCGCCGGTATTGGCCGCCCGCGTATTGTGCTGCGGTTGTGGGCGGAGCTTTCCGATCTGGCGGATCTGGCCGACGCCCAGGCGACGCCGACCCGACGTCTGGCGCTGGAAGGCGCTGAATTGATTCAATGTCAGTTCTGCTCCGCCAATGATCCACATCATTTATTGCTGGATGTGGCGGTGAGGGTCGATCCGGGACAGGAACGGGAGGTGCGCATCCGCTTCAGCCTGACCCAGCGTCAGTTTGATCCAGCAACCCAGCAGGCCATGTCGCAGACCTTACATATCCCCGCCTCCGCTGGCTGGCTGCGCCGTCTGCGCGAGCTTTGCCTGCATCGCGGCGTCAGCCCCGCCATGCGCTTTCTGGTTGGCTCCTGCCGCTATCCGGGCGCAGTGCTGGAACGGGATCTCGCCGATCAGGCGTTCGTCGGCATGGGACGTCAGGTCAGAGGCGACGCCCAACTGCCCGGTGCGGATTCCGTCTTTTTTATTGGGGATCAGATATACGCAGACGCCACCGCCGAGGCGTTTGACAACACCGCCCTGAAAGAGCGCTACATCACACGCTACCGAGAGGCGTTCAACTCGCCCAATATGCGAAAACTGCTGCAACTGGCTCCCGTTCACTTCACGGTGGATGACCATGAGTTCAGCGACGATTGCTCCGGACGTCCGCCACAATTGGACGCTCACCTGCAGGAGCGCGAACGCTTTGACTTCGCCCTGCGCGCCGCCCGCAGCTTTCAATGCAGCGGACGCCAGCCGGACGCCGCACTCTGGTATCCCCAGGGCGTTAGCGCAACCCGGGAGTTCGACTGTCCGGTCTTCGTCATGGACACCCGCACCGAACGGCGACTACGCAGCGCTGGCGCCGCTGGCGCGCAAGCGGAAATGATCGACGCGACGCAATTCGCCGCCCTGTCCAATTGGCTATCGGAAGCGCAACGGCTAACGCCGGAGCGGCCTAAATTTATCTTCTCCGGCAGCGTGATTGCGCCAGTGGAAATACGCCTCACACAGTACCCTGACCTGTGGCGCAATCACGACAGCTGGTGCGGCTATCCTCATACCCTGGCGGCGGTAATGGGGCTGATCTACGAGCGGCAGATCGCTAACGTCATTTTCGTCGGCGGCGACCAGCATTTATGCGCTCTGGCGCGCATGACGCTGGCCAACCCTGCGGATCAGGCGGTATCGCACCGCAAGGCCGTGACAGTATGGCAGATCGTGTCGTCCGGCCTGTACGCGCCACTGCCCTTCGCCAACGCTAATCCCCGGGATTTCGAGTGGGAAAAACCCAGCGTCGTGCCCATGCACGGCTCGCAGTTACAACTGCAGGCGGAAGCGCGCTTGTTGCGGGCGGATAAATCCCAGTTCGTGCGCGTGGACGCCGTCCCCACGGGAGACTGCTGGACGCTGGAAGTCCGCGTATGCGACCCGGAGGGTTTCGTGGCTCCAGTGGCGCAGCCAACCGCGCTGAAAGATGGCGAGCTGGCGGACGACGACAAAACCTGGCGCATCCGGCTGACCGCCAATGTCGAAGCGGAGCCGGGCAAACCTGTGCGTCCAGAACCCGCGTAA